A stretch of Dryobates pubescens isolate bDryPub1 chromosome 24, bDryPub1.pri, whole genome shotgun sequence DNA encodes these proteins:
- the NKX6-1 gene encoding homeobox protein Nkx-6.1, with translation MLALGQMDGAPRQGAFLLGSPPLAALHSMAEMKAPLYPAYTLPAGPASSSSASASPASASPSPPLGSPGLKAPTAAASSSSSSGTGGLSALGSAPPQLSAATPHGINDILSRPSMPLPGAALASASPSSSSAAPTGLLAGLPRFGSLSPPPPPPPALYFSPGAAAAAAAVAAGRYPKPLAELPGRTPIFWPGVMQSPPWRDARLACAPHQGSILLDKDGKRKHTRPTFSGQQIFALEKTFEQTKYLAGPERARLAYSLGMTESQVKVWFQNRRTKWRKKHAAEMATAKKKQDSETERLKGASENEEEDDDYNKPLDPNSDDEKITQLLKKHKPGGSGLLLHPPEGETSA, from the exons ATGCTGGCGCTGGGGCAGATGGACGGCGCGCCCCGGCAGGGAGCcttcctgctgggcagcccGCCGCTGGCCGCCCTGCACAGTATGGCCGAGATGAAGGCACCGCTCTACCCCGCGTACACCCTGCCCGCCGGgcccgcctcctcctcctccgcgtCCGCCTCGCCCGCCTCCGCCTCTCCCTCTCCGCCGCTCGGTTCTCCGGGCCTCAAGGCGCccaccgccgccgcctcctcctcctcttcctcggGCACCGGCGGGCTCTCGGCGCTGGGCTCGGCCCCGCCGCAGCTCTCGGCAGCCACCCCTCACGGCATCAACGATATCCTCAGCCGGCCCTCTATGCCCCTGCCCGGGGCCGCACTCGCCTCGGCctcgccctcctcctcctcggcgGCCCCCACCGGGCTGCTGGCCGGACTGCCTCGCTtcggcagcctcagccccccgccgccgccgcctcctgccCTCTACTTCAGCCCCggggctgccgccgctgccgccgctgtGGCCGCCGGGCGCTACCCGAAGCCGCTGGCCGAGCTGCCCGGCCGGACGCCCATCTTCTGGCCGGGCGTGATGCAGAGCCCGCCCTGGAGGGATGCTCGACTCGCCTGTGCCCCCC ATCAAGGCTCAATTTTGCTGGATAAAGAcggaaaaagaaaacataccAGACCCACTTTTTCTGGCCAGCAGATTTTCGCtctggaaaagactttcgagCAGACGAAATACTTGGCGGGCCCGGAGCGAGCCCGGCTGGCCTATTCGCTGGGGATGACCGAGAGCCAGGTCaag GTCTGGTTCCAGAACCGACGGACCAAGTGGCGGAAGAAACACGCGGCGGAGATGGCGACGGCCAAGAAGAAGCAGGATTCGGAGACGGAGCGGCTGAAAGGAGCTTCAGAGAAcgaggaggaggatgatgacTACAACAAACCCCTGGACCCCAACTCGGACGACGAGAAGATCACACAGCTGCTGAAGAAACACAAGCCGGGGGGCAGCGGGTTGCTGCTGCACCCCCCGGAGGGGGAGACTTCCGCCtag